One Gossypium hirsutum isolate 1008001.06 chromosome A11, Gossypium_hirsutum_v2.1, whole genome shotgun sequence genomic window carries:
- the LOC107924128 gene encoding 60S ribosomal protein L14-2, with protein sequence MPFKRYVEIGRVALVNYGKDYGKLVVIVDVVDQNRALVDAPDTVRSQMNFKRLTLTDIKIDINRVPKKKTLIDAMEKADVKSKWENSSWGRKLIVQKRRASLNDFDRFKLMLAKIKKAGIVRQELAKLKKETAA encoded by the exons ATG CCGTTCAAGAGGTACGTGGAGATTGGAAGAGTAGCTCTGGTTAACTACGGAAAGGACTACGGCAAGCTTGTTGTCATTGTCGATGTCGTTGATCAAAACAGG GCTCTTGTTGATGCACCTGATACGGTAAGAAGCCAAATGAACTTTAAAAGACTGACTCTCACTGATATCAAGATTGATATTAATAGGGTTCCTAAGAAGAAGACCTTGATTGATGCTATGGAAAAAGCTG ATGTGAAGAGCAAGTGGGAGAACAGTTCATGGGGCAGGAAGCTGATCGTCCAGAAAAGACGGGCATCGCTTAATGATTTTGATAGGTTCAAGCTCATGTTGGCAAAGATTAAG AAGGCTGGAATCGTTAGGCAGGAGCTAGCTAAACTTAAAAAGGAGACGGCAGCCTAA
- the LOC107924127 gene encoding casein kinase 1-like protein 6 isoform X2, with translation MVIDLLGPSLEDLFNYCSRKLSLKTVLMLADQLISRVEYMHSRGFLHRDIKPDNFLMGLGRKANQVYVIDYGLAKKYRDLQTHKHIPYRENKNLTGTARYASVNTHLGIEQSRRDDLESLGYVLMYFLRGSLPWQGLRAGTKKQKYDKISEKKVSTPIEVLCKSYPSEFVSYFQYCRSLRFEDKPDYSYLKRLFRDLFIREGYSFDYVFDWTVLKYPQIGGSSRSRHSSGRAGLAAGPAIERPERISVGREVRDRFSGAAEAFSKRNISSTSPRHDHSKNKAVEDATLSKHAHPDSGKRRSSSRYGSTSRRAVVTSRPSSSGEPNDIPQNRLSSTGGRMSTTQRIQHALEAKTSSRATTVRGSRDDHPLRSFELLSIRK, from the exons ATGGTAATTGACCTTCTTGGACCTAGTTTGGAAGATCTGTTCAACTACTGCAGTAGGAAACTCTCATTAAAAACTGTGTTGATGCTTGCTGATCAGTTG ATTAGTAGAGTAGAATATATGCATTCGAGGGGTTTTCTTCACCGTGACATAAAGCCTGACAACTTCTTGATGGGCCTAGGACGCAAGGCAAATCAG GTGTATGTCATTGACTACGGCCTTGCAAAGAAGTATAGGGATCTTCAAACTCATAAGCATATCCCATACAG AGAAAACAAGAACCTCACAGGTACAGCTCGTTATGCGAGTGTGAACACTCACCTTGGTATTG AGCAAAGCCGAAGAGATGATTTGGAATCCCTTGGCTATGTGCTTATGTATTTCCTAAGAGGAAG CCTTCCCTGGCAGGGGCTAAGAGCTGGCACGAAAAAGCAAAAATATGATAAGATTAGTGAAAAGAAGGTATCAACTCCTATAGAG GTGCTCTGCAAGTCATATCCGTCCGAATTTGTTTCATATTTTCAATACTGTCGATCTTTGCGGTTTGAAGATAAACCGGATTATTCATATTTGAAGAGGCTTTTCCGAGACCTGTTTATAAGAGAAG GTTATTCGTTTGACTATGTCTTTGACTGGACTGTATTGAAGTACCCACAGATTGGTGGTAGTTCCAGAAGTAGG CATTCCAGTGGAAGGGCAGGTTTAGCTGCAGGACCAGCCATTGAAAGGCCAGAAAGAATCTCAG TGGGAAGAGAGGTTCGGGATAGATTCTCTGGTGCTGCTGAAGCATTTTCCAAAAGAAACATTTCGAGTACTAGCCCTCGTCATGATCATTCTAAAAACAAGGCTGTTGAGGATGCAACTTTGTCAAAGCATGCG CATCCTGATTCAGGTAAAAGACGCAGTTCTTCTCGATATGGTAGCACTTCAAGAAGAGCTGTAGTAACAAGCAGGCCCAGTTCATCCGGTGAACCCAATGACATTCCCCAAAACCGACTATCATCAACCGGTGGTCGCATGTCTACCACACAAAGAATCCAACATGCCTTGGAGGCCAAAACATCTAGTCGTGCCACCACTGTTAGAGGAAGCCGTGATGATCACCCTCTTCGAAGTTTTGAACTCCTGTCCATCAGGAAATGA
- the LOC107922940 gene encoding serine/threonine-protein kinase 38-like isoform X2 — MRRQRHKMGVDDFELLTMIGKGAFGEVRVCREQTTGQVYAMKKLKKSEMLRSGQVEHVKAERNLLAEVDSNCIVKLYCSFQDEDYLYLIMEYLPGGDMMTLLMRKDILTEDEARFYVAETVLAIESIHKHNYIHRDIKPDNLLLDRHGHLRLSDFGLCKPLDCSTIQENDFIVGGNSNESGESDERPAALKRTQQEQLEHWQKNRRTLAYSTVGTPDYIAPEVLLKKGYAMECDWWSLGAIMFEMLIGYPPFYSDDPMSTCRKIVNWKTHLKFPEEAKLSAEATDLISKLLCDVSHRLGSKGAGEIKEHPWFQGVDWDRIYEMEAAFIPEVNNELDTQNFEKFDESDDQCPRPSKSGPWRKMLSSKDVNFVGYTYKNFEIVNDFQVPGMAELKKKSSKSSRPSVKTLFDSEADASDASDSTPAAQPVQGSFLNLLPPELEATEKQCGSQ, encoded by the exons ATGCGTCGTCAAAGGCATAAAATGGGTGTTGATGACTTTGAATTATTAACTATGATTGGCAAGGGTGCGTTTGGAGAG GTTAGAGTTTGTAGGGAACAGACTACAGGCCAAGTATATGCTATGAAGAAGCTTAAGAAATCAGAAATGCTTCGAAGCGGCCAG GTTGAGCATGTGAAAGCTGAAAGGAACCTTCTTGCTGAAGTCGACAGCAATTGTATTGTCAAACTCTACTGTTCTTTCCAAGATGAGGACTACCTTTATCTTATAATGGAATACCTTCCTGGTGGAGATATGATGACATTACTTATGAGAAAGGATATCTTGACTGAAGATGAAGCTAGATTTTATGTTGCAGAGACAGTTTTGGCTATTGAATCTATCCACAAACACAATTATATTCATAG GGATATCAAGCCTGACAACTTGCTACTAGATAGACATGGACACTTGAGATTGTCGGATTTTGGACTATGTAAACCCTTAGATTGCAGTACCATccaagaaaatgattttattgtAGGAGGCAACAGTAATGAGAGTGGGGAAAGTGATGAACGCCCAGCAGCACTGAAGCGAACACAGCAAGAGCAACTAGAGCACTGGCAAAAGAACCGGAGAACACTT GCTTATTCTACCGTTGGTACTCCGGACTATATTGCTCCAGAAGTCCTCTTGAAGAAAGGTTATGCAATGGAATGTGATTG GTGGTCGCTTGGTGCTATCATGTTTGAAATGCTCATCGGATATCCACCTTTTTATTCAGATGATCCGATGTCAACTTGTAGGAAG ATAGTAAACTGGAAAACTCATCTGAAGTTTCCTGAAGAGGCAAAATTATCTGCAGAGGCAACAGATCTAATTAGCAAACTCTTGTGTGATGTCAGCCACAGACTAGGATCAAAAGGGGCAGGTGAAATTAAG GAACATCCATGGTTTCAAGGTGTGGATTGGGATAGAATATATGAAATGGAGGCTGCATTTATTCCTGAGGTTAATAATGAGCTTGAtactcaaaattttgaaaagtttgacgAG TCCGACGATCAGTGTCCTAGGCCATCAAAATCTGGTCCATGGAGAAAA ATGCTTTCATCCAAGGACGTAAATTTTGTGGGATACACATACAAAAACTTTGAAATTGTCAATGATTTTCAAGTGCCTGGAATGG cCGAGTTGAAGAAGAAGAGCTCCAAATCAAGTCGGCCGTCAGTTAAGACACTTTTtg ACAGTGAGGCTGACGCATCTGATGCTTCAGACTCAACACCTGCTGCACAGCCTGTTCAAGGGAGCTTTTTGAATCTCTTGCCTCCAGAACTGGAAGCCACTGAAAAGCAGTGTGGATCCCAGTAA
- the LOC107923698 gene encoding rab GTPase-activating protein 22 → MKIIGYVQGMNDICSPMVILLENEADAFWCFERAMRRLRENFRCSTTSIGVQSQLGTLSQVIKTVDPQLHKHLEDLDGGEYLFAFRMLMVLFRREFSFLDALYLWEVMWAMEYNPNIFWSYEQPDGASDSNYGQLNQKMLKQYGKFQRKNLETGYADKNNALAVFLVASVLETKNKQILKEAKGLDDVVSILGDITGNLDAKKACQEALKLQNKYLKKAKRP, encoded by the exons ATGAAAA TTATCGGTTATGTTCAAG GAATGAATGACATATGCTCTCCAatggtaattcttctagaaaaTGAAGCAGATGCATTTTGGTGTTTTGAGCGTGCGATGCGAAGATTG AGGGAAAATTTTAGGTGCAGTACAACTTCAATAGGAGTACAATCCCAGCTTGGTACACTTTCACAAGTAATTAAAACTGTTGACCCTCAGCTTCATAAACACCTTG AGGATCTAGATGGCGGGGAGTATCTGTTTGCATTTCGCATGCTGATGGTACTTTTCCGGAGAGAGTTTTCCTTCCTCGATGCATTGTATCTTTGGGAG GTAATGTGGGCAATGGAGTACAACCCTAATATCTTCTGGTCATACGAGCAGCCCGACGGAGCTTCAGATAGCAACTATGGACAATTAAATCAGAAGATGCTAAAGCAGTATGGGAAATTTCAAAGGAAAAACTTGGAGACTGGGTATGCGGATAAAAACAATGCACTTGCTGTTTTCCTTGTTGCAAGTGTTCTTGAGACCAAGAATAAGCAGATTCTAAAGGAGGCCAAGGGTTTGGATGACGTTGTCTCG ATATTGGGTGATATTACTGGAAACTTGGATGCTAAGAAAGCATGTCAAGAGGCATTGAAGTTACAAAACAAGTACTTGAAAAAG GCCAAGAGACCATAG
- the LOC107922940 gene encoding serine/threonine-protein kinase 38-like isoform X1, which yields MDSARNWLSKLQQKDKVRALRRNEATSNVEGGGNDEANTDEEALSKITKQKAAAAKQYIENHYREQMKNLQERRERRIILEQKLAEADVSEEDQTNLLKYLEKKETEYMRRQRHKMGVDDFELLTMIGKGAFGEVRVCREQTTGQVYAMKKLKKSEMLRSGQVEHVKAERNLLAEVDSNCIVKLYCSFQDEDYLYLIMEYLPGGDMMTLLMRKDILTEDEARFYVAETVLAIESIHKHNYIHRDIKPDNLLLDRHGHLRLSDFGLCKPLDCSTIQENDFIVGGNSNESGESDERPAALKRTQQEQLEHWQKNRRTLAYSTVGTPDYIAPEVLLKKGYAMECDWWSLGAIMFEMLIGYPPFYSDDPMSTCRKIVNWKTHLKFPEEAKLSAEATDLISKLLCDVSHRLGSKGAGEIKEHPWFQGVDWDRIYEMEAAFIPEVNNELDTQNFEKFDESDDQCPRPSKSGPWRKMLSSKDVNFVGYTYKNFEIVNDFQVPGMAELKKKSSKSSRPSVKTLFDSEADASDASDSTPAAQPVQGSFLNLLPPELEATEKQCGSQ from the exons ATGGATTCAGCAAGGAATTGGCTTTCGAAGCTACAACAGAAGGATAAGGTGAGGGCTTTGCGAAGGAATGAGGCGACGTCCAACGTTGAAGGCGGAGGGAATGACGAAGCCAATACGGACGAAGAAGCTCTCTCCAAAATCACCAAACAAAAGGCCGCCGCTGCCAAGCAGTATATTGAGAATCATTACAGAGAACAAATGAAGAATCTTCAAGAAAGAAGAGAGCG ACGAATAATCCTAGAACAGAAACTGGCGGAAGCTGACGTCTCTGAGGAAGATCAAACTAACTTACTGAAGTACTTGGAGAAAAAAGAAACTGAATACATGCGTCGTCAAAGGCATAAAATGGGTGTTGATGACTTTGAATTATTAACTATGATTGGCAAGGGTGCGTTTGGAGAG GTTAGAGTTTGTAGGGAACAGACTACAGGCCAAGTATATGCTATGAAGAAGCTTAAGAAATCAGAAATGCTTCGAAGCGGCCAG GTTGAGCATGTGAAAGCTGAAAGGAACCTTCTTGCTGAAGTCGACAGCAATTGTATTGTCAAACTCTACTGTTCTTTCCAAGATGAGGACTACCTTTATCTTATAATGGAATACCTTCCTGGTGGAGATATGATGACATTACTTATGAGAAAGGATATCTTGACTGAAGATGAAGCTAGATTTTATGTTGCAGAGACAGTTTTGGCTATTGAATCTATCCACAAACACAATTATATTCATAG GGATATCAAGCCTGACAACTTGCTACTAGATAGACATGGACACTTGAGATTGTCGGATTTTGGACTATGTAAACCCTTAGATTGCAGTACCATccaagaaaatgattttattgtAGGAGGCAACAGTAATGAGAGTGGGGAAAGTGATGAACGCCCAGCAGCACTGAAGCGAACACAGCAAGAGCAACTAGAGCACTGGCAAAAGAACCGGAGAACACTT GCTTATTCTACCGTTGGTACTCCGGACTATATTGCTCCAGAAGTCCTCTTGAAGAAAGGTTATGCAATGGAATGTGATTG GTGGTCGCTTGGTGCTATCATGTTTGAAATGCTCATCGGATATCCACCTTTTTATTCAGATGATCCGATGTCAACTTGTAGGAAG ATAGTAAACTGGAAAACTCATCTGAAGTTTCCTGAAGAGGCAAAATTATCTGCAGAGGCAACAGATCTAATTAGCAAACTCTTGTGTGATGTCAGCCACAGACTAGGATCAAAAGGGGCAGGTGAAATTAAG GAACATCCATGGTTTCAAGGTGTGGATTGGGATAGAATATATGAAATGGAGGCTGCATTTATTCCTGAGGTTAATAATGAGCTTGAtactcaaaattttgaaaagtttgacgAG TCCGACGATCAGTGTCCTAGGCCATCAAAATCTGGTCCATGGAGAAAA ATGCTTTCATCCAAGGACGTAAATTTTGTGGGATACACATACAAAAACTTTGAAATTGTCAATGATTTTCAAGTGCCTGGAATGG cCGAGTTGAAGAAGAAGAGCTCCAAATCAAGTCGGCCGTCAGTTAAGACACTTTTtg ACAGTGAGGCTGACGCATCTGATGCTTCAGACTCAACACCTGCTGCACAGCCTGTTCAAGGGAGCTTTTTGAATCTCTTGCCTCCAGAACTGGAAGCCACTGAAAAGCAGTGTGGATCCCAGTAA
- the LOC107924127 gene encoding casein kinase 1-like protein 9 isoform X1 — MDRVIGGKFKLGRKIGSGSFGELYLGVNVQAGEEVAVKLESVKTKHPQLHYESKLYMLLQGGTGIPHLKWFGVEADYNVMVIDLLGPSLEDLFNYCSRKLSLKTVLMLADQLISRVEYMHSRGFLHRDIKPDNFLMGLGRKANQVYVIDYGLAKKYRDLQTHKHIPYRENKNLTGTARYASVNTHLGIEQSRRDDLESLGYVLMYFLRGSLPWQGLRAGTKKQKYDKISEKKVSTPIEVLCKSYPSEFVSYFQYCRSLRFEDKPDYSYLKRLFRDLFIREGYSFDYVFDWTVLKYPQIGGSSRSRHSSGRAGLAAGPAIERPERISVGREVRDRFSGAAEAFSKRNISSTSPRHDHSKNKAVEDATLSKHAHPDSGKRRSSSRYGSTSRRAVVTSRPSSSGEPNDIPQNRLSSTGGRMSTTQRIQHALEAKTSSRATTVRGSRDDHPLRSFELLSIRK; from the exons ATGGATCGTGTAATTGGTGGTAAGTTCAAGCTTGGAAGAAAGATTGGGAGTGGTTCTTTTGGAGAGCTTTATTTAG GGGTAAATGTGCAAGCTGGAGAGGAAGTTGCTGTCAAACTG GAATCTGTGAAGACCAAGCATCCACAGCTTCATTATGAGTCAAAATTGTATATGCTTCTTCAAGGAGGAA CTGGCATTCCTCACCTTAAGTGGTTTGGAGTTGAGGCGGATTACAATGTCATGGTAATTGACCTTCTTGGACCTAGTTTGGAAGATCTGTTCAACTACTGCAGTAGGAAACTCTCATTAAAAACTGTGTTGATGCTTGCTGATCAGTTG ATTAGTAGAGTAGAATATATGCATTCGAGGGGTTTTCTTCACCGTGACATAAAGCCTGACAACTTCTTGATGGGCCTAGGACGCAAGGCAAATCAG GTGTATGTCATTGACTACGGCCTTGCAAAGAAGTATAGGGATCTTCAAACTCATAAGCATATCCCATACAG AGAAAACAAGAACCTCACAGGTACAGCTCGTTATGCGAGTGTGAACACTCACCTTGGTATTG AGCAAAGCCGAAGAGATGATTTGGAATCCCTTGGCTATGTGCTTATGTATTTCCTAAGAGGAAG CCTTCCCTGGCAGGGGCTAAGAGCTGGCACGAAAAAGCAAAAATATGATAAGATTAGTGAAAAGAAGGTATCAACTCCTATAGAG GTGCTCTGCAAGTCATATCCGTCCGAATTTGTTTCATATTTTCAATACTGTCGATCTTTGCGGTTTGAAGATAAACCGGATTATTCATATTTGAAGAGGCTTTTCCGAGACCTGTTTATAAGAGAAG GTTATTCGTTTGACTATGTCTTTGACTGGACTGTATTGAAGTACCCACAGATTGGTGGTAGTTCCAGAAGTAGG CATTCCAGTGGAAGGGCAGGTTTAGCTGCAGGACCAGCCATTGAAAGGCCAGAAAGAATCTCAG TGGGAAGAGAGGTTCGGGATAGATTCTCTGGTGCTGCTGAAGCATTTTCCAAAAGAAACATTTCGAGTACTAGCCCTCGTCATGATCATTCTAAAAACAAGGCTGTTGAGGATGCAACTTTGTCAAAGCATGCG CATCCTGATTCAGGTAAAAGACGCAGTTCTTCTCGATATGGTAGCACTTCAAGAAGAGCTGTAGTAACAAGCAGGCCCAGTTCATCCGGTGAACCCAATGACATTCCCCAAAACCGACTATCATCAACCGGTGGTCGCATGTCTACCACACAAAGAATCCAACATGCCTTGGAGGCCAAAACATCTAGTCGTGCCACCACTGTTAGAGGAAGCCGTGATGATCACCCTCTTCGAAGTTTTGAACTCCTGTCCATCAGGAAATGA